CTCCATTTTATTTGATATGGCAATCTCGAGCATCGCATAAAATACGGGCAACCTTGCTGATTTAACTCTGTTCAAAATTTCAGGGTTATCACTAACAGCCTTTTCAGCCTTGTCGAAAATTGTATTATACTGCTTGATTAGGGTTGGAGAAAGAAATGTTTCTGTCTCATCAGCTGGATTTCCAAAAATAGACAATTTCCTACCTGTATAGGCCTGGTTATGGTCATGCATCAATTCTATATATTGTTTGATATATTCCTGTGCTTGCCCATAATAACCAGTTAGAAAATCATCCATCGCCTTTTCTATATTCATATCCGGATTCCAAAGTAATTTGGCAAGTAAGTATGCTCTTAATTCGGCAAATTCACCACCTATTTCTCGGTTTCCTTGTTCAAATACAGCACTGACGTTGTTATTCTTGAATAGTTGAACGTTTGGCTGTAAAGTTCTAAGATTAGGGAAAGGAGCAAGTAAGTTTTTGAACTGAATTACATAATCCCAAACTATTATATTGTCAGTCAATTTACCCCACCCTTCTAGGTCGGAAGTAAATGATATATCGCCTTTTTCTATTGGAGTATTTCTTGGGCTTTCAATATTACAAAGCATTATGTTGACATTTTTTGCTGGAACTATTCCTTTCGGAGGTACACGGGTATGTTGATAAGCTAAAGTTGATATAACTTTATCAGGAAAACGCTCTGCCACTTTGTTAATAAAAGTCAGCATAGAGCCCATACTTAATGCGGGGTATTGACTCCCAACATGTGTACCATACATCTTCTCTTCGGGTGCAAATGCAGCGTACTTTGCGTCTAATGCAGCACAAGGTTCGCATTTACAATATTTCACATTATCATTTTGGCTTACAGACCAATAAATTGCCTTTGGGTTTTTATCCATTTGAATTTTTAAATTCTCACATACAGTCTCTAAAACTTCTGGATTCGATAGACATAACTGAGATTCTGGCTGTAGACTTGACCCATCCCAAGAAGGCACGGTTCCCGCATGACGTTTTCCATCATAAAAACTAAAATATTCTGGATGTGATTCTCCATATTCTTCAGGACTTAATAAGGTTTCAAAAGTATGAACCCAACTGCCCCACTGCGTATCAGAATCTCCCTTATTGGAATGGACATCTAATTTATGCCAATTCATATATTCA
This sequence is a window from Arcticibacterium luteifluviistationis. Protein-coding genes within it:
- a CDS encoding DUF4838 domain-containing protein, with amino-acid sequence MKEKNNEKVAKKVLIFLMAIFFCISTHGQNKSASNDFILTSNGKSDCTIIIPEKATTKEILAAKVFQDYIERISGAYIQIKSDNNAQSKGEILIGEVNRASREAPSKDLGPDGFYIRNNGENLIISGGSGKGTIYGVYTFLERYLGCRKYSSSVSHIPKQKSITLPTINDVEIPAFSFREVNYSDVLDPEYMNWHKLDVHSNKGDSDTQWGSWVHTFETLLSPEEYGESHPEYFSFYDGKRHAGTVPSWDGSSLQPESQLCLSNPEVLETVCENLKIQMDKNPKAIYWSVSQNDNVKYCKCEPCAALDAKYAAFAPEEKMYGTHVGSQYPALSMGSMLTFINKVAERFPDKVISTLAYQHTRVPPKGIVPAKNVNIMLCNIESPRNTPIEKGDISFTSDLEGWGKLTDNIIVWDYVIQFKNLLAPFPNLRTLQPNVQLFKNNNVSAVFEQGNREIGGEFAELRAYLLAKLLWNPDMNIEKAMDDFLTGYYGQAQEYIKQYIELMHDHNQAYTGRKLSIFGNPADETETFLSPTLIKQYNTIFDKAEKAVSDNPEILNRVKSARLPVFYAMLEIAISNKMEEPEAFVTDNGNQLKVKPEMAEILHDFVYQCVKNNVSRISEWHTTPEEYLEKYLKLLEEKSN